The nucleotide sequence CCTTGCTCAATATCGGCATGTATAACCAACTGCTAAACGCTCAGGAAATCTCTGAGCATGATCTCGGCTCTCTTGCTGAAACCAGGGCTCAGGCAGTAAAAGCCTTCCTGGTCGGAAATGAGATTGAACCGGGCCGCATATTTATTCTGGATAGCAAAACTGAACTGAAGAAGGAACAGAGTCAGGCGCTACTGACCCTGGATGCAGGGTAAACAAGAATAAGAAATAACAGAGCCGGGAAACCGGCTCTGCAGCAATAAAGTTTAATTCATTGGATGAATACTAATCTCAACACGACGGTTGCAGGTTCTTCCCTGTACAGTACTGTTTGAGCAGATAGGCGAACTCTCACCCATGCCCACTGATGTCAGGCGGTTCACCGCAACGTTTTGTCCAATCAGATACGACCTTACTGACTCAGCCCGCTTCAGAGAAAGCGTCTGATTGTACGAATCGCTGCCTGTACTGTCTGTGTGTCCCTTAATCACAAGCTGTGTTTCCGGGTACTCAACCAGAATCTTCGCTACACCGTTTAAAGTGTTAAAAATACCGGAATCGAGAAGGTGAGAGTCAGTGGCAAAACCAATTCCGTTCTCCATTATCAGAACTAATTGGTCTTCACCAACACGGCGTACCTGTACACCCGAGTTAAGCAGCTCTTCACGAAGTGCCGCTTCCTGCTGGTCAAAATAGTAACCGATACCAGCACCTGCAGCCCCACCTGCAGCAGCACCAATCAGGGCTCCTTTTCTGCGTTCCTTAGCATTATCCCCGGTAGCGACCCCAATAATCGCACCAGATACCGCTCCGATAAGCGCCCCTTTAGTGGTTGAATTTGTTTCCATTTCCCCGGTTGTTGCATTTTGACGCTGCGTAGACTGACAACCAGACACTGCAATAATTGCCGAAAGTAAAATCAGTGACTTTTTCACTTGGTCCCTCACTTATTCTATTTGTGATTTGAATACTCTCTTTCAAATGTAGTGGCTTTCCTGCTGGTTACAAGAGGACATTTAGGTATTCATACAATTCTTAACCTGATAAAAATGATTTTTCAGAAAAAAAATGGCATCACATTCGCATTTCTATAACACGCAATACTAA is from Vibrio sp. JC009 and encodes:
- a CDS encoding OmpA family protein; translated protein: MKKSLILLSAIIAVSGCQSTQRQNATTGEMETNSTTKGALIGAVSGAIIGVATGDNAKERRKGALIGAAAGGAAGAGIGYYFDQQEAALREELLNSGVQVRRVGEDQLVLIMENGIGFATDSHLLDSGIFNTLNGVAKILVEYPETQLVIKGHTDSTGSDSYNQTLSLKRAESVRSYLIGQNVAVNRLTSVGMGESSPICSNSTVQGRTCNRRVEISIHPMN